Proteins from a single region of Corvus hawaiiensis isolate bCorHaw1 chromosome 6, bCorHaw1.pri.cur, whole genome shotgun sequence:
- the DKK3 gene encoding dickkopf-related protein 3 — protein sequence MRRWALVAALGAALAAALCLPAAGGGRRRAASLGEMLREVEALMEDTQHKLRNAVQEMEAEEEGAKKLSEVSFESLPPNYHNESNTETRVGNRTVQTHQEIDKVTDNKTGSTVFSETVITSIRDGENKRNHECIIDEDCETGKYCQFSTFEYKCQLCKPQHTPCSRDVECCGEQLCVWGECTRATAKGENGTICENQHDCNPGTCCAFQKELLFPVCTPLPEEGEPCHDPSNRLLNLITWDLEPDGVLEHCPCASGLSCQPHSHRSTSVCQLSANETQNTEKDPLVVDEMPFLSLIPQDLLSDYEESSVIQEVRRELESLQDQGGFKPEPDSAQDLVLGDEI from the exons ATGCGGCGATGGGCGCTGGTGGCCGCGCTGGGGGCCGCGCTGGCGGCCGCGCTGTGCCTGcccgcggcgggcggcgggcggcggcgggcggccaGCCTGGGCGAGATGCTGCGGGAGGTGGAGGCGCTGATGGAGGACACGCAGCACAAGCTGCGCAACGCCGTGCAGGAG ATGGAAGCTGAAGAGGAAGGGGCAAAAAAGCTGTCAGAAGTCAGCTTTGAAAGCTTACCTCCCAACTACCATAACGAGTCCAACACGGAAACCAGAGTGGGCAACAGAACTGTTCAGACTCATCAAGAAATTGATAAG GTTACAGATAACAAAACTGGATCAACAGTTTTTTCTGAGACAGTTATTACATCTATAAGAGAtggagaaaacaagagaaatcAT GAGTGTATCATCGACGAAGACTGTGAAACAGGGAAGTATTGCCAGTTCTCCACCTTTGAATACAAATGTCAGCTCTGCAAGCCCCAGCACACA CCCTGCTCACGGGATGTGGAGTGctgtggagagcagctctgcgtGTGGGGCGAGTGCACGAGAGCCACTGCCAAAGGGGAGAACGGCACCATTTGTGAGAACCAGCACGACTGCAACCCTGGAACGTGCTGTGCTTTCCAGAAAG agctgctgtttcctgTGTGCACGCCCTTACCTGAGGAAGGTGAACCCTGCCATGATCCTTCAAACAGGCTTCTCAACCTGATCACCTGGGACCTGGAGCCCGATGGAGTGCTGGAGCACTGCCCCTGTGCAAGTGGCTtgagctgccagccccacag CCACAGGTCTACATCTGTGTGTCAGCTGTCTGCCAATGAAACCCAGAACACTGAAAAAGATCCCTTAGTCGTGGATGAGATGCCCTTTCTCAGCTTGATCCCCCAGGATCTTCTCTCTGATTATGAGGAAAGCAGCGTCATTCAGGAAGTGCGGAGAGAATTAGAAAGTCTGCAGGACCAAGGAGGTTTCAAGCCTGAGCCTGACTCAGCTCAGGACCTGGTTTTGGGAGATGAAATCTAA